The Erigeron canadensis isolate Cc75 chromosome 1, C_canadensis_v1, whole genome shotgun sequence genome segment CACTTTCactttatttcttgtttaattattaatatcaaggttcatgtgataaatttagattttacaagaataaaaaatagTTAGAAACTAGATTTTTTAGTTGTTAGTAGCTAGTGGTGGGAGATATGCAACACAAAATTGGAGCTTAAATTTCGTTCATGTCTTTTTCACTAAGAGATGATAATAGATAGATTAtccattattttaaaaatatctatatctatatatatactatctaataaaacaaactaccttttttttccttaaactttctacctttgaaaaaccaaaaatacccttcttctttattcaataatttaaaaatctccatctaatatacctataataaccttaatgaaataatttacggTATAAATCTCtcaaaacttaaaataattataaaccaCCTTTCATCAATTACGTTTagatccccccccccccccccaatcaTCGTCCCCactgccgccaccaccaccacctccgtcaTTGCTACCctcatcaccgccgcattgcgcgggcatAAGTCTAGTATGagtaaataaattcaaattcaaattcaaatgatGTTTTATAAGTATTTGATGTTCTAATAAGTCAACCAGTTTATGTTTATACTGGAGtatttttataaaggattaaaaaaaaagagttgtagatttgtttttttttatactcaTTGCTTTTGAGTCGTGCGAGGATGAACTTTACTTGTCCAGTTAAACAAATACTACATTATTAAGAGTCTCTCGGAGCATAGGTACAAAGAGTTGCTGATGGTCCGGTCTCACTATATTATAATATCTTATGTCCTGTCAAGATGACAAGATCTcactataattaataaatttaaccTACATTTCTGCGTGAATCTGATGTAGTTGTTGGTGCATTGATTATGGATGTTAAACTAATGCTAAATACAATAAATAAGTTTTAACATCCACTACAAAAGATTTTAGTGTAAGCGTACAACTATTATATGCACTTTAACTACCTTAATCTTATTTATGCAACCATTACTGCCCAAATATATCTGAAAAATAATAAGTTGCAATAACCCATTACCCATTTTGCGCATAGAGAATAAAGATAAACAATACTGTTATGTAAACACTACGAGtaaatttaattatcattttaaaattGAATGTTGATATCTATTTTAGCCAAGAAAATTTGTGGTTGCAATTATTGAAGGGTGTTTACTATTATAGATCGCCTTTGATCAATCATCAATGATGAATTTTCACAAACATTTAGTGGATTCTTACCTAATATATTGACCGAACAACCATACTTGCAACCTTTTTCTAGGAATTTTACTAGAAGACAGTCATATGGACCAAATAGACAAGTTAAAATGTCAACAGCATCAAATGTATACAGTAAGTCTGTTTGCATTGTGCATATCACAAATATTAGTGAATGATCAATTCGAACGACTGCAGCTATAGCATTGCGCAGCCAACCCTCGTTTTTTTTATACCACCCCTCGGCCGGCCCTAACCAGTACATTCTCAAACTACATTGCACCTACAAAGTATGCATTGATAAATTGCTTCTAATGGTATcattgttaaaaacttaaaataaaaatttgaagaaaatgtTGCGACGTCTTGATCTACGTTAGACTTTAGGTAACTGCCAACTTAACTCTACCATGACCATCTTTAATCTTAAAGTGTTCAGTGATGCCAAGATGCGCCATCAAAAGCCAGACGTGTGTGATAAGTTCTCCACCCTTTTCAAGCTGTTGAGCATGATCAAATCCTCTGCACTGACTAGCCGCATAACCAAGCATCTCCACCCACACATCAGCAACCATCTTCCACATCTTTCGAGGATCACCCATCTCTTTTAATGAAGCTGCAAGCTTGCAAGCCTCAAACAGTACAGACTTACTCCTGTCCCCCTTAACTGTTGCTGGAAAGACTTCGGTGCTCACTTGTCCCAACATTTCATAGGCCTCAAGCTTACTTGAGCTACTTCTCTCTTCGAAAAATACCAGGGCCTCAGCACAAGTGTCTCGGAACCTAATCATTCCGATTCCGATGGGCAACATGAAAGGACACATGACCAAGACATATAACATGTAGTCTGCTAGTTGTTTGCTGTATATCATATAATCATCCCATTCTCGTTTCATTTCACTGCCATCTGTGTTGTCGCGTCTCTTACTTTTGTCTAGGTTGTGGCAGAGATCAGTGGCAATATGCCAAATGAGAATGCTATGATCGAATTCCACATCAACCGTCCATTTGAACGTTCCATAACTTTTATGGGCACGTAGGGAAACTGCTCCTCGACAGGTGAACAAGATCTTAGGGTCCAGTTCTGTGTCAGTGGATTTTTCCTTGAAGTGATCAAAAATGAAAGACTTCAGCTCAGGCGTTATATTAAGATGCTTCAACTCGCGAAAACTCACCCATTTTTCTGACAAGTTCTTAAGCCTTTTATTTAAAGGAATGAACTTGGAGATTTTTTGAAAAACTGAAGATTTCTGGTTGAGGCAAAAATCTATCAAGCTGTACTGATACATGGAGTTTGaccatctttttcttttctgtgCAGATTGGAGTGAGAAGTCTAAATGAAAAAACAGAGGAATTTTGGAAGAGTGCTGGCTAAACCATAGATTTGCCCAGTCGGAAAAAAGCAAAGATATGGCTGCATATACTTCTAATAAAATAGCACCTATCAGCAATATGCAAGTAATCACAACATCAATGAATGAATGTTTATGTGATCTTATTCCTATGGATGCAACAAAAGTCAACAATACGAAAAGGGTAATGATAGAAGTCATGAGACGGAAAAATAAACCAAATGGAGTATAAATGATAGGTGCTTTGGTGTAGAAGACATCGTATGCGAATCCAAGTTCAACTTCAATCACCTCAAAGGCGGTGTCATATTCTTGTCTCTCAAAGAAAAATTGGCTCTCGTCTCGTGGATGGAAGCCAAGAATGAGATCCACAAAAAGCCGCTTGAACTTTAAAGTTTCAAAGAAGTAATTTGCTATGTGCAAAATTCTTGCATCAGGATTAGGATTAGATGGAACAGTTTCTGTGGCGTTTTCAGGGTCTTCTCCTGGTGACTGCCCCTCTTCCACTTGAGCAGCACTAACATAGTACCCTTCTGCTTCTTTTAAGCTAAACTCTTCCATGAACTTGGCATAACTAGGGCCCGGATCCCTATCTGCCAAAACAGAATCTCGAAATTGGTCTCTGTTAGCTGACATTAGAACCCATGTTCTCTCACCATACTTAATGATACCACACAAAAGCATAGGAATCGTAAGGAAGGAAATAAGAGTGTCTTCCCATGCCAAAAGAGTGATGTAGATAGCTGCAGCTGTTTGGACAAGTAGTCCAAGCAAGTGTCTTAACCATAACTCGTTATCTGCCAACGCATAAGCAGTGATGGTGTCTGGCCCGCCAAGATGAAGCAACATGAATGGTGCCCAAAACGCCATCAACGTTAACTCTCCATGCCCGCTATTGCTGTTACTAGAACTTCCAAAGTTCCCTTGACGGTCAACAAGGAGGCCAAGGGCGACCGTGGCTATCCAGTCTGCCAACAAGTAAGCACACCATATAAAGATTCTGATTCTTCTCTTGGCAATGTACTTTCTTTTGCTACCACTGCATATTAGTGATATTTGCAGTGCAAGGCTAAGAAGTACCAATCCTCTTAGTTCCCATTTGTTCCATTGTTTCCTCACAGGATCTGGGAAGACCTCAACTAGTCTCCTGTTACCGTTGAAAAAGACCAAACTGCTCAAAACTGctggaaaaaaaaacaggtAATATGTTTTAGAATACAAATTCAAcaataaagataagcaaattaTTGAAGCAAGTTCTTGATTTTGAACATGTATTGACTTACTGCTTATTACCATTATTGATAATTTGTGGGATCTAAAGTTTAAATTTTCTCTTGTGGAATTGGAAGTTAGATGTAAACTTACAAGTTGATCTGTTGactttcttttaataatatatacgagtaaataGTAATAAATGCTACATTAGCATGGCCCGTATGTAAGATTTTCATACTTTACaatacaataataatttatttttcttttgaacatATGAGAATAAATTaatcaatatcattttttttttatcaaatacttTATTTGGCAGTGTTTCTTTGCTTGAAAACTTAATGGATGCTCTTTCTATGGGCCCCACTTAAACTGAAAGTTG includes the following:
- the LOC122590899 gene encoding uncharacterized protein LOC122590899, which produces MAFWAPFMLLHLGGPDTITAYALADNELWLRHLLGLLVQTAAAIYITLLAWEDTLISFLTIPMLLCGIIKYGERTWVLMSANRDQFRDSVLADRDPGPSYAKFMEEFSLKEAEGYYVSAAQVEEGQSPGEDPENATETVPSNPNPDARILHIANYFFETLKFKRLFVDLILGFHPRDESQFFFERQEYDTAFEVIEVELGFAYDVFYTKAPIIYTPFGLFFRLMTSIITLFVLLTFVASIGIRSHKHSFIDVVITCILLIGAILLEVYAAISLLFSDWANLWFSQHSSKIPLFFHLDFSLQSAQKRKRWSNSMYQYSLIDFCLNQKSSVFQKISKFIPLNKRLKNLSEKWVSFRELKHLNITPELKSFIFDHFKEKSTDTELDPKILFTCRGAVSLRAHKSYGTFKWTVDVEFDHSILIWHIATDLCHNLDKSKRRDNTDGSEMKREWDDYMIYSKQLADYMLYVLVMCPFMLPIGIGMIRFRDTCAEALVFFEERSSSSKLEAYEMLGQVSTEVFPATVKGDRSKSVLFEACKLAASLKEMGDPRKMWKMVADVWVEMLGYAASQCRGFDHAQQLEKGGELITHVWLLMAHLGITEHFKIKDGHGRVKLAVT